A genome region from Crossiella equi includes the following:
- the aceB gene encoding malate synthase A, producing the protein MFNSRTEITGRQGERFDEILTPEAVDFVVALDNQFAQRRAEVLAARRERRAAFAEGQLPDFLPETRAVREDPSWRVAPAAPGLRDRRVEITGPPERKMAINALNSGAKVWMADFEDATAPTWENVVTGQLNLVDAITGRIGFTAENGKRYDLKDEVATIVVRPRGWHLVEKHLVVGGRPVSASLFDFGLYFFHNAVRQVERGFGPYFYLPKMESHLEARLWNDVFLFAQEKLGLPRGTVRATALIETITAAFEMEEILYELREHSAGLNAGRWDYIFSVIKNFGHRPEFVLPDRGQVTMTVPFMRAYTELLVKTCHKRGAHAIGGMAAFIPSKDAESNEIALAKVDEDKTREAGDGFDGSWVAHPGLVPVCANAFTQEDQRHRLREEVSVTAADLLAVDRTPGRVTEAGLRGNISVAAQYFQAWLDGTGAAAIGGLMEDAATAEIARCQVWQWLHHITPLAEGGMVTEELVQAFLEKELLELRPERRDAVRVLFNENALTERPPAFFTTPAYAGHLAARA; encoded by the coding sequence ATGTTCAACAGCAGGACCGAGATCACCGGCAGGCAGGGCGAACGCTTCGACGAGATCCTCACGCCCGAGGCCGTGGACTTCGTGGTGGCCCTGGACAACCAGTTCGCGCAGCGCCGCGCGGAGGTGCTGGCCGCGCGCCGCGAGCGCCGGGCCGCCTTCGCCGAGGGCCAGCTGCCCGACTTCCTGCCCGAGACGCGGGCGGTCCGGGAGGACCCGTCCTGGCGGGTGGCCCCGGCCGCGCCCGGCCTGCGGGACCGGCGGGTGGAGATCACCGGGCCGCCGGAGCGCAAGATGGCGATCAACGCCCTGAACTCCGGGGCGAAGGTGTGGATGGCCGACTTCGAGGACGCCACCGCGCCGACCTGGGAGAACGTGGTCACCGGGCAGCTCAACCTGGTGGATGCGATCACCGGCCGGATCGGGTTCACCGCCGAGAACGGCAAGCGCTACGACCTCAAGGACGAGGTCGCCACGATCGTGGTGCGCCCGCGCGGCTGGCACCTGGTGGAGAAGCACCTCGTGGTGGGCGGGCGGCCGGTGTCGGCGAGCCTGTTCGACTTCGGCCTGTACTTCTTCCACAACGCGGTGCGCCAGGTGGAACGCGGCTTCGGGCCGTACTTCTACCTGCCGAAGATGGAGAGCCACCTGGAGGCGCGGCTCTGGAACGACGTGTTCCTCTTCGCCCAGGAGAAGCTGGGCCTGCCGCGCGGCACGGTGCGCGCCACCGCGCTGATCGAGACGATCACCGCCGCGTTCGAGATGGAGGAGATCCTCTACGAGCTGCGCGAGCACAGCGCGGGCCTGAACGCGGGCCGGTGGGACTACATCTTCAGCGTCATCAAGAACTTCGGCCACCGCCCGGAGTTCGTGCTGCCCGACCGCGGCCAGGTCACCATGACCGTGCCGTTCATGCGGGCCTACACCGAGCTGCTGGTCAAGACCTGCCACAAGCGCGGCGCGCACGCCATCGGCGGCATGGCCGCGTTCATCCCGAGCAAGGACGCCGAGTCCAACGAGATCGCGCTGGCCAAGGTCGATGAGGACAAGACCCGCGAGGCGGGCGACGGCTTCGACGGCTCCTGGGTGGCCCACCCGGGCCTGGTCCCGGTGTGCGCCAACGCCTTCACCCAGGAGGACCAGCGGCACCGGCTGCGCGAGGAGGTCTCGGTCACGGCCGCGGACCTGCTGGCGGTGGACCGCACCCCGGGCCGGGTGACCGAGGCGGGCCTGCGCGGCAACATCTCGGTGGCCGCGCAGTACTTCCAGGCCTGGCTGGACGGCACGGGCGCGGCCGCGATCGGCGGGCTGATGGAGGACGCGGCGACCGCGGAGATCGCGCGCTGCCAGGTCTGGCAGTGGCTGCACCACATCACGCCGCTGGCCGAGGGCGGCATGGTCACCGAGGAGCTCGTGCAGGCCTTCCTGGAGAAGGAGCTGCTGGAGCTGCGCCCGGAGCGCCGGGACGCGGTCCGCGTGCTGTTCAACGAGAACGCGCTGACCGAACGGCCCCCGGCGTTCTTCACCACCCCGGCCTACGCCGGTCACCTCGCGGCGCGCGCCTGA
- the aceA gene encoding isocitrate lyase, with translation MLTAEQLTELWATDPRWAGIERTYTAQDVVRLRGSVVEEHTLARIGAERLWDLIHTEDYINALGALTGNQAVQQVRGGLKAIYLSGWQVAADANLSGHTYPDQSLYPANSVPQVVRRINNALLRADQISHAEGEPNAPHWLAPIVADAEAGFGGPLNAYELMKAMIAAGAAGVHWEDQLASEKKCGHLGGKVLIPTGQHVRTLNAARLAADVAGVPSLVIARTDAEAATLLTTDVDERDQPFVTGDRTAEGFFRVRNGIEPCIARGLAYAPHSDLLWMETGTPDLEVARKFAEAIKAKYPDQLLAYNCSPSFNWRRHLDDATIAKFQRELGHMGYKFQFITLAGFHALNHSMFDLAKGYAATGMTAYVDLQEREFAAEAEGYTAVKHQREVGTGYFDAISTAINPQGETTALKDSTEAAQFA, from the coding sequence ATGTTGACCGCTGAGCAGCTCACCGAACTCTGGGCCACCGACCCCCGCTGGGCTGGCATCGAGCGCACCTACACCGCACAGGACGTGGTCCGGCTGCGGGGCAGCGTGGTGGAGGAGCACACCCTGGCCCGCATCGGCGCCGAGCGCCTGTGGGACCTGATCCACACCGAGGACTACATCAACGCCCTGGGCGCCCTGACCGGCAACCAGGCCGTGCAGCAGGTGCGCGGCGGCCTCAAGGCCATCTACCTCTCCGGCTGGCAGGTCGCGGCCGACGCGAACCTCTCCGGCCACACCTACCCGGACCAGAGCCTGTACCCGGCGAACTCGGTGCCGCAGGTGGTGCGCCGCATCAACAACGCGCTGCTGCGCGCCGACCAGATCAGCCACGCCGAGGGCGAGCCGAACGCCCCGCACTGGCTGGCCCCGATCGTGGCCGACGCCGAGGCCGGGTTCGGCGGCCCGCTCAACGCCTACGAGCTGATGAAGGCGATGATCGCCGCGGGCGCGGCGGGCGTGCACTGGGAGGACCAGCTCGCCTCGGAGAAGAAGTGCGGCCACCTCGGCGGCAAGGTGCTCATCCCCACCGGCCAGCACGTCCGGACCCTGAACGCCGCGCGCCTGGCCGCGGACGTGGCGGGGGTGCCGTCGCTGGTGATCGCCCGCACCGACGCCGAGGCCGCCACGCTGCTGACCACCGACGTGGACGAGCGCGACCAGCCCTTCGTCACCGGCGACCGCACCGCCGAGGGCTTCTTCCGGGTGCGCAACGGCATCGAGCCCTGCATCGCCCGCGGCCTGGCCTACGCCCCGCACTCCGACCTGCTGTGGATGGAGACCGGTACGCCGGACCTGGAGGTGGCCCGCAAGTTCGCCGAGGCCATCAAGGCCAAGTACCCGGACCAGCTGCTGGCCTACAACTGCTCGCCGTCGTTCAACTGGCGCCGCCACCTCGACGACGCCACCATCGCGAAGTTCCAGCGCGAGCTCGGGCACATGGGCTACAAGTTCCAGTTCATCACCCTGGCCGGGTTCCACGCGCTCAACCACTCCATGTTCGACCTGGCCAAGGGCTACGCGGCCACCGGCATGACCGCCTACGTGGACCTGCAGGAGCGCGAATTCGCCGCCGAGGCCGAGGGCTACACCGCGGTCAAGCACCAGCGCGAGGTCGGCACCGGCTACTTCGACGCGATCAGCACCGCGATCAACCCGCAGGGCGAGACCACCGCGCTCAAGGACTCCACCGAAGCCGCCCAGTTCGCGTGA
- a CDS encoding short-chain fatty acyl-CoA regulator family protein — translation MAKTFVGARLRRLREGRGMNQVDLARALGISASYLNQIEHDSRPLTVPVLLRITETFGVDASFFAAQDSARLFAELREALPNADVSSADLRELASNRPELARAVLGLARRNRELDEQLSVVLGDRAAESLIGTHERVRDFFYTHANHFTHLDTAAEQVAGAIGIRPGEVRSALAARLAEKHGIHVRNIVGDVAHNASSGELHHYDSITRTLSLSLHMRPGQQAFRMATQVALLEFAPELDAIVAESEEPDGPVRALIRIGLARYAAAALVMPYRNFHETAERLRYDIELLADHFAMGFETICHRLTTLQRPGALGVPFSFVRVDRAGNVSKRQSATGFHFSRSGGTCPLWSVYSAFSAPGRVITQVAAMPDGQRYFWVARTVARSRGGYASPGKTFAVGLGCEIRHASRLVYSSGTDLDDASAATPIGPGCQTCERPLCPQRSAPPIGKPLRVDENRSTFVPYPLEPVRSW, via the coding sequence GTGGCGAAGACGTTCGTGGGTGCGCGGTTGCGCAGGCTCCGCGAGGGCCGGGGCATGAACCAGGTCGACCTGGCCCGCGCGCTGGGCATCTCGGCCAGCTACCTCAACCAGATCGAGCACGACTCGCGTCCGCTGACCGTGCCGGTGCTGCTGCGCATCACCGAGACCTTCGGCGTGGACGCCTCCTTCTTCGCCGCCCAGGACTCCGCGCGGCTGTTCGCCGAGCTGCGCGAGGCCCTGCCCAACGCCGACGTCTCCTCGGCTGACCTGCGCGAACTGGCCTCGAACCGGCCGGAGCTGGCGCGGGCGGTGCTGGGCCTGGCCCGGCGCAACCGCGAGCTGGACGAGCAGCTCAGCGTGGTGCTGGGCGACCGCGCGGCGGAGTCGCTGATCGGCACGCACGAGCGCGTCCGCGACTTCTTCTACACCCACGCCAACCACTTCACCCACCTGGACACCGCCGCCGAGCAGGTGGCCGGGGCGATCGGCATCCGGCCCGGCGAGGTGCGCTCCGCGCTGGCCGCGCGACTGGCCGAGAAACACGGGATCCACGTCCGCAACATTGTCGGTGACGTGGCTCACAATGCGTCCTCGGGTGAGCTGCACCACTACGATTCGATTACCCGAACGCTTTCCCTGTCTTTGCACATGCGGCCCGGTCAGCAGGCTTTCCGGATGGCTACCCAGGTTGCTTTGCTGGAATTCGCACCCGAGCTGGACGCGATCGTGGCCGAGAGCGAGGAGCCGGACGGGCCGGTGCGCGCGCTCATCCGCATCGGCCTGGCCCGCTACGCCGCGGCCGCCCTGGTCATGCCCTACCGCAACTTCCACGAGACCGCCGAGCGGCTGCGCTACGACATCGAGCTGCTGGCCGACCACTTCGCGATGGGCTTCGAGACCATCTGCCACCGCCTGACCACGCTGCAACGCCCCGGGGCGCTCGGCGTGCCGTTCTCGTTCGTGCGGGTCGACCGGGCGGGCAACGTCTCCAAGCGCCAGTCCGCCACCGGCTTCCACTTCTCCCGCTCCGGCGGCACGTGTCCACTGTGGAGCGTCTACAGCGCGTTCTCCGCCCCGGGCCGGGTGATCACGCAGGTGGCGGCCATGCCGGACGGCCAGCGCTACTTCTGGGTGGCCCGCACGGTGGCGCGCAGCCGGGGCGGTTACGCCAGTCCGGGCAAGACCTTCGCGGTGGGCCTGGGCTGCGAGATCCGGCACGCCTCGCGCCTGGTCTACTCCTCGGGCACCGACCTGGACGACGCCTCGGCGGCCACCCCGATCGGTCCGGGCTGCCAGACCTGCGAACGCCCGCTGTGCCCGCAGCGCTCGGCCCCGCCGATCGGCAAGCCGCTGCGCGTGGACGAGAACCGCAGCACGTTCGTGCCCTACCCCCTGGAGCCGGTGCGCTCCTGGTGA
- a CDS encoding polyprenyl synthetase family protein yields MRLEEFPARLTKAVEREYRELLAPFGLDRHAPALAAGRLLRSRLAATAAGEPSQALLRRCTALELLHTSTLVHDDIVDRGELRRGVPTLWRAVGTDRAILIGSVLATRALSLAHAEGPELAGRFLATSQRVNLAQLHEVDQRGRLKERGAHEDIAVGKSGAMIELALFLGAASGTPWPVDLTHLRAAVRELGTGLQYADDVEDVRAWLDRSADRSKGGGHDLDLGNFTLPVTLLARRTGLGPPEVLRAGRADWDAALTAALVVAEEHLQHAVDHLGRAADTALTRRVTDWVRQVVGAWREKGLDRMVAGQDPAHQERTGSRG; encoded by the coding sequence ATGCGCCTGGAGGAGTTCCCCGCCCGGCTGACCAAGGCCGTCGAACGGGAGTACCGCGAGCTGCTGGCCCCGTTCGGGCTGGACCGGCACGCCCCGGCCCTGGCCGCGGGCCGCCTGCTGCGCTCGCGGCTGGCCGCCACCGCGGCGGGCGAGCCGTCGCAGGCGCTGCTGCGGCGGTGCACCGCGCTGGAGCTGCTGCACACCTCGACCCTGGTGCACGACGACATCGTCGACCGCGGCGAGCTGCGCCGGGGCGTGCCGACGCTGTGGCGGGCGGTCGGCACCGACCGGGCGATCCTGATCGGCTCCGTGCTCGCCACCCGCGCGCTGTCGCTGGCCCACGCCGAGGGCCCGGAGCTTGCCGGGCGGTTCCTGGCCACCAGCCAGCGGGTCAACCTGGCGCAGCTGCACGAGGTCGACCAGCGCGGGCGGCTCAAGGAGCGCGGCGCGCACGAGGACATCGCGGTGGGCAAGTCCGGGGCGATGATCGAGCTGGCGCTGTTCCTGGGCGCGGCCTCCGGCACGCCCTGGCCGGTGGACCTGACGCACCTGCGGGCCGCGGTCCGGGAGCTGGGCACCGGGTTGCAGTACGCCGACGACGTCGAGGACGTGCGGGCCTGGCTGGACCGGTCCGCCGACCGCTCCAAGGGCGGCGGCCACGACCTCGACCTGGGCAACTTCACCCTGCCGGTGACCCTGCTGGCGCGGCGGACCGGGCTCGGGCCGCCCGAGGTGCTGCGCGCCGGGCGGGCGGACTGGGACGCCGCGCTCACCGCCGCGCTGGTCGTGGCCGAGGAGCACCTCCAGCACGCCGTGGACCACCTGGGCCGGGCCGCCGACACCGCGCTGACCAGGCGCGTCACCGACTGGGTGCGGCAGGTGGTCGGCGCGTGGCGGGAGAAGGGCCTGGACCGCATGGTCGCCGGGCAGGACCCGGCTCACCAGGAGCGCACCGGCTCCAGGGGGTAG
- a CDS encoding glycosyltransferase, producing the protein MRVLLTTWGSRGDVEPLAGLAVALRELGAEARVCAPPDEDFVALLARAGVPHVPMGPSVRSVVSGERPPTAKDAFWLAPELVRGRFETLLTEAREADFLLATGLMPAGVRDVAEKYGLGYVCAGFHFIGLPSRRRRPAARPGTPSPAGETDLAVLWRQDAERVNALYGEPLNQGRAAIGLPPVDNVRDHVFGDRMLLAADPLLCPAEGEAELDLVQTGAWLLPDTRPLPEDLAAFLDAGEPPVYVGFGSMAAHAPAEITRVATEVCRAHGRRVLFSSGWAELSAVDDAADTFVVGEVNQQALFGRVAAVVHHGGAGTTTTAARAGVPQVLVPRIADQPYWADRVVALGIGAAHHDREPTVDSLSAALGTALAAGERAREVAGHVRTDGAATAAKLILDW; encoded by the coding sequence GTGCGGGTACTGCTGACGACGTGGGGATCACGCGGCGACGTCGAGCCGCTGGCGGGCCTCGCGGTGGCGTTGCGCGAACTGGGTGCGGAGGCACGGGTGTGCGCGCCGCCGGATGAGGACTTCGTGGCACTGCTGGCCCGGGCCGGGGTGCCGCACGTGCCGATGGGGCCCTCGGTGCGCTCGGTCGTGTCGGGGGAGCGGCCGCCCACGGCCAAGGACGCGTTCTGGCTGGCGCCGGAGCTGGTCCGGGGGCGGTTCGAGACGCTGCTGACCGAGGCGCGGGAGGCCGACTTCCTGCTGGCCACCGGCCTGATGCCCGCCGGGGTGCGGGACGTGGCCGAGAAGTACGGCCTGGGCTACGTGTGCGCCGGGTTCCACTTCATCGGCCTGCCCTCCCGGCGCCGCCGCCCGGCCGCCCGGCCCGGCACGCCGTCCCCGGCGGGGGAGACCGACCTCGCGGTGCTGTGGCGGCAGGACGCCGAACGTGTGAACGCCCTCTACGGCGAGCCGCTCAACCAGGGCCGGGCCGCGATCGGGCTGCCGCCGGTGGACAACGTGCGCGACCACGTCTTCGGCGACCGGATGCTGCTGGCCGCCGACCCGCTGCTGTGCCCGGCCGAGGGCGAGGCCGAGCTGGACCTCGTCCAGACCGGGGCCTGGCTGCTGCCCGACACCCGCCCGCTGCCCGAGGACCTGGCCGCGTTCCTGGACGCCGGGGAGCCACCGGTCTACGTCGGCTTCGGCAGCATGGCCGCGCACGCCCCGGCCGAGATCACCCGAGTCGCCACCGAGGTCTGCCGGGCCCACGGGCGCCGGGTGCTGTTCAGCAGCGGCTGGGCCGAACTGTCCGCCGTGGACGACGCCGCGGACACCTTCGTGGTCGGCGAGGTCAACCAGCAGGCGCTGTTCGGCCGGGTGGCCGCGGTGGTGCACCACGGTGGTGCGGGGACCACCACCACGGCCGCGCGGGCCGGGGTGCCGCAGGTGCTGGTGCCCCGGATCGCCGACCAGCCGTACTGGGCGGACCGCGTGGTGGCCCTGGGCATCGGGGCCGCGCACCACGACCGGGAGCCCACGGTGGACTCGCTGTCCGCCGCGCTCGGTACCGCGCTGGCGGCCGGGGAGCGGGCGCGGGAGGTGGCGGGGCACGTCCGCACCGACGGCGCGGCCACCGCGGCGAAGCTGATCCTGGACTGGTAG
- a CDS encoding flavin-containing monooxygenase — MRLAIIGAGPAGLATARAALAHGLTPVLFEREPVLGGVWRPGTGAAWASMTTNLSHHLCSFSEQLWPEHTPDFPYQGQVHDYLTAYAAGLAPRYGCAVTEVAPVGEGWRVRWREESGEHSEDFARVVIATGGFARPWVPPVPGEFGGQARHARDYRGPGEFLGKRVAVVGMSFSGTEITAELAEAGVEVTGVTGRPFWLLSRYQDGVPRDLLAYTRERGHQRALLPPAQANRAANRRYHDLGANPGRYDPRLALDPDATAPPHVVLSDRVPAALASGALRLAAGHVTRLLPGGLELADGSAVPCEEVIWATGYRPDLPLPPALLAAVGASDDWLQPVLLHGCTFHPDLPGLACVGVYRGPFFAVIELQARWAVAVLSGAVPTPGAGVMRAGIEAETAIRQARPRPQYPHGDYVAFADRLAGEFGVLPPLTPGGEHHEELWRGPVLAAHYRLTGPGADPGTALRQIRSAGARRGAVRGPAR; from the coding sequence GTGCGACTGGCGATCATCGGAGCGGGCCCGGCCGGTCTGGCCACCGCCCGCGCGGCCCTGGCCCACGGCCTGACACCCGTGCTCTTCGAGCGCGAGCCGGTGCTGGGCGGGGTGTGGCGGCCGGGCACCGGGGCGGCGTGGGCCAGCATGACCACCAACCTGTCCCACCACCTGTGCTCCTTCTCCGAGCAGCTCTGGCCGGAGCACACCCCGGACTTCCCGTACCAGGGCCAGGTGCACGACTACCTCACCGCCTACGCCGCCGGGCTGGCGCCCCGGTACGGGTGCGCGGTCACCGAGGTGGCACCGGTGGGCGAGGGCTGGCGGGTGCGGTGGCGGGAGGAGTCGGGGGAGCATTCCGAGGACTTCGCCCGCGTGGTGATCGCCACCGGCGGGTTCGCCCGGCCCTGGGTGCCGCCGGTGCCGGGGGAGTTCGGGGGGCAGGCCCGGCACGCCCGCGACTACCGGGGCCCCGGGGAGTTCCTCGGGAAACGGGTGGCCGTGGTGGGCATGTCCTTCAGCGGCACGGAGATCACCGCCGAGCTGGCCGAGGCCGGGGTCGAGGTCACCGGGGTGACCGGCAGGCCGTTCTGGCTGCTGTCCCGCTACCAGGACGGCGTGCCGCGCGACCTCCTCGCCTACACCCGCGAGCGCGGGCACCAGCGCGCGCTGCTGCCACCGGCGCAGGCCAACCGCGCGGCCAACCGGCGCTACCACGACCTCGGCGCCAACCCCGGCCGCTACGACCCGCGCCTGGCCCTGGACCCGGACGCCACCGCGCCCCCGCACGTCGTGCTCTCCGACCGCGTGCCCGCCGCGCTGGCCTCCGGTGCGCTGCGCCTGGCCGCCGGGCACGTCACCCGCCTGCTGCCCGGCGGCCTGGAGCTGGCCGACGGCAGCGCGGTGCCCTGCGAGGAGGTCATCTGGGCCACCGGGTACCGGCCCGACCTGCCGCTGCCGCCCGCCCTGCTGGCCGCCGTCGGCGCCAGCGACGACTGGCTCCAGCCGGTGCTGCTGCACGGCTGCACCTTCCACCCCGACCTGCCCGGACTCGCCTGCGTCGGCGTGTACCGGGGCCCGTTCTTCGCCGTGATCGAGCTGCAGGCGCGGTGGGCGGTCGCGGTGCTGTCCGGGGCCGTGCCCACCCCCGGCGCGGGCGTGATGCGGGCCGGTATCGAGGCGGAGACCGCCATCCGGCAGGCGCGGCCCCGGCCCCAGTACCCGCACGGGGACTACGTGGCCTTCGCCGACCGGCTGGCCGGGGAGTTCGGCGTGCTCCCACCGCTCACCCCCGGTGGCGAGCACCACGAGGAGCTGTGGCGGGGACCGGTGCTGGCCGCGCACTACCGCCTCACCGGCCCCGGCGCGGACCCCGGCACGGCGCTGCGGCAGATACGATCGGCTGGTGCACGCAGAGGAGCTGTTCGCGGCCCTGCCCGGTGA
- a CDS encoding DUF6314 family protein — MHAEELFAALPGEWRFDRVITGQGTAAGTAVFRPGGTDELHYREDGTLTLDTGYTGAAYREYRYVLAGEELRVCFPDGRLMHALRPAGQDPEATDTHLCGADVYTGHYALDGPDTLRISYDVRGPKKDFTISTVLHRVIPG, encoded by the coding sequence GTGCACGCAGAGGAGCTGTTCGCGGCCCTGCCCGGTGAGTGGCGCTTCGACCGGGTGATCACCGGCCAGGGCACGGCCGCCGGCACCGCCGTGTTCCGCCCCGGTGGCACCGACGAGCTGCACTACCGCGAGGACGGCACGCTCACCCTGGACACCGGCTACACCGGCGCGGCCTACCGCGAGTACCGGTACGTGCTGGCGGGGGAGGAGCTGCGGGTGTGCTTCCCGGACGGCCGCCTGATGCACGCCCTGCGCCCGGCCGGGCAGGACCCGGAGGCCACCGACACGCACCTGTGCGGCGCGGACGTCTACACCGGGCACTACGCCCTGGACGGCCCGGACACCCTCCGGATCTCCTACGACGTGCGCGGTCCGAAGAAGGACTTCACCATCAGCACGGTGCTGCACCGGGTCATCCCCGGCTGA
- a CDS encoding DUF6228 family protein: protein MTELTVRCTHAPRRHLTLSERELDDMTLRFCVDVRDDELDVHVHAVEFQPWDIDGLPGLVDGLLADFTGWTGERRWQGEHLDLAATFHSGGHIRLKWTVRPTPPYEDAWELSLFTWVEAGEGLRQLAGDVRAFFDRRR, encoded by the coding sequence GTGACCGAGCTGACTGTCCGCTGCACCCACGCGCCCCGGCGCCACCTCACGCTCAGCGAGCGGGAGCTCGACGACATGACGCTCCGGTTCTGCGTGGACGTCCGGGACGACGAGCTGGACGTGCACGTGCACGCCGTCGAGTTCCAGCCCTGGGACATCGACGGACTGCCCGGGCTGGTCGACGGCCTGCTGGCCGATTTCACCGGCTGGACCGGCGAACGCCGCTGGCAGGGCGAGCACCTGGACCTGGCCGCGACCTTCCACAGCGGCGGGCACATCCGTCTGAAGTGGACGGTCCGGCCAACCCCGCCGTACGAGGACGCCTGGGAGCTGTCCCTGTTCACCTGGGTCGAGGCCGGGGAGGGCCTGCGGCAGCTCGCCGGGGACGTGCGCGCGTTCTTCGACCGCCGCCGCTGA
- a CDS encoding cytochrome P450, protein MTEVAEQPVTAFPVTRTCPYAPPAAYAELREHEPVSQVTTPAGKQAWVVTRHQDVRTVLSDPSFTADRRHPNFPFLNPGQRAPGFNGKVSMISMDAPEHGRHRRAVLGEFTVRRMQALRPRIQEIVDECLDAMAAGPRPADLVGALALPVPSLVICELLGVPYSDHDFFQERTATLLNRTTPNEVRQQNFQELQDYLDQLVTSKERNPGEDLLSRQVLKQREDGFRDHDDLVAMAALLLIAGHETTANMISLGTLTLLRNPGQLAALREDPSRTPAAVEELLRLLTIVETVTSRVALTDIEVGGTLIRAGEPVIALGHTANHDPAAFTDPDTFDPDRSARTHVAFGYGPHQCLGQNLARMELQIVFDTLFARFPTLALAAPEESLQYKDDAVIYGMHSLPVTW, encoded by the coding sequence ATGACCGAGGTTGCCGAGCAGCCCGTGACGGCGTTCCCGGTTACCCGTACCTGTCCGTACGCTCCGCCAGCGGCCTACGCGGAGCTGCGCGAGCACGAGCCGGTCAGCCAGGTCACGACCCCGGCCGGGAAGCAGGCCTGGGTGGTCACCCGGCACCAGGACGTGCGCACGGTGCTGTCCGACCCGAGCTTCACCGCCGACCGCAGGCACCCGAACTTCCCGTTCCTCAACCCCGGCCAGCGCGCGCCCGGATTCAACGGCAAGGTCTCGATGATCTCCATGGACGCGCCCGAGCACGGCCGGCACCGGCGCGCGGTGCTGGGCGAGTTCACCGTGCGCCGCATGCAGGCGCTGCGCCCGCGCATCCAGGAGATCGTGGACGAGTGCCTGGACGCGATGGCGGCGGGCCCGCGCCCGGCCGACCTGGTGGGCGCGCTGGCCCTGCCGGTGCCGTCCCTGGTGATCTGCGAACTGCTGGGCGTGCCCTACAGCGACCACGACTTCTTCCAGGAGCGCACCGCGACCCTGCTCAACCGCACCACCCCGAACGAGGTGCGCCAGCAGAACTTCCAGGAGCTCCAGGACTACCTGGACCAGCTGGTCACCTCGAAGGAGCGGAACCCGGGCGAGGACCTGCTCAGCCGCCAGGTGCTCAAGCAGCGCGAGGACGGCTTCCGCGACCACGACGACCTGGTGGCGATGGCCGCGCTGCTGCTGATCGCGGGCCACGAGACCACGGCCAACATGATCTCCCTGGGCACGCTGACGCTACTGCGGAACCCGGGGCAGCTGGCCGCGCTCCGCGAGGACCCCTCCCGCACCCCGGCCGCGGTCGAGGAGCTGCTGCGCCTGCTGACCATCGTGGAGACGGTGACCTCCCGCGTGGCACTGACCGACATCGAGGTGGGCGGCACGCTGATCCGCGCGGGCGAACCGGTCATCGCGCTGGGCCACACCGCCAACCACGACCCGGCCGCCTTCACCGACCCGGACACCTTCGACCCGGACCGCAGCGCCCGCACCCACGTGGCCTTCGGCTACGGCCCGCACCAGTGCCTTGGCCAGAACCTGGCACGGATGGAGCTGCAGATCGTCTTCGACACGCTGTTCGCGCGCTTCCCCACACTCGCGCTGGCCGCACCGGAGGAGTCGTTGCAGTACAAGGACGACGCGGTCATCTACGGCATGCACAGCCTGCCGGTGACTTGGTAG
- a CDS encoding TetR/AcrR family transcriptional regulator: protein MTADLTGTTGEAPLRADARRNRDQIISAAKTIFASDGPDVPMEDIARLAGVGVGTLYRRFPDREALIRAVARDNFASALAHARASEAEEPTGWQALVRLLGHSEELELSVRLAMLSPGAWVVIKHDPVTEELRRELLEVLDRVLRAGQAEGTLRPDVGAGDVAILFIMLLRRPREHATDTGRVAARRALAIMLDGLRVRPDPTELPGHPMQTSDLRPER from the coding sequence ATGACCGCGGATCTCACGGGCACGACGGGCGAGGCGCCCCTGCGCGCTGACGCGCGCCGCAACCGCGACCAGATCATCAGCGCGGCCAAAACGATCTTCGCCAGCGACGGCCCGGACGTCCCGATGGAGGACATCGCCCGCCTGGCCGGTGTGGGTGTGGGCACCCTCTACCGCCGCTTCCCGGACCGCGAGGCCCTCATCCGGGCCGTGGCCAGGGACAACTTCGCCAGCGCGCTGGCCCACGCCCGCGCCTCGGAGGCCGAGGAGCCCACCGGCTGGCAGGCCCTGGTCCGCCTGCTGGGCCACTCCGAGGAGCTGGAGCTCAGCGTCCGCCTGGCCATGCTCTCGCCCGGCGCGTGGGTGGTGATCAAACACGACCCGGTCACCGAGGAGCTGCGCCGGGAACTGCTGGAGGTCCTGGACCGGGTCCTGCGCGCCGGTCAGGCCGAGGGCACGCTGCGCCCGGACGTCGGCGCCGGTGATGTGGCCATCCTGTTCATCATGCTGCTGCGCCGCCCGCGCGAGCACGCCACCGACACCGGCCGGGTGGCGGCCCGCCGGGCCCTGGCGATCATGCTGGACGGGCTGCGCGTGCGCCCGGACCCCACGGAGCTGCCGGGGCATCCGATGCAGACCAGCGACCTGCGACCAGAGCGCTAG